From the genome of Lotus japonicus ecotype B-129 chromosome 6, LjGifu_v1.2, one region includes:
- the LOC130725313 gene encoding uncharacterized protein LOC130725313, protein MNRFLPLFVVTLLLATVFVPIHADNAPAPSPKSSSSQPPAANPPSTATPPSHSPAVPKASPAKSPTISPPSQTPAVSPTGSVTPPAKSPAVQPPSSVSPASSPSNNVSSPPPVPSPATPPPTAETPAVSPVSSPVAAPTVAKGPSASSSPPEASAGVPTSSATPADAPVTTIPSSSTAPGTAPASSSPESSPGAADDSGSSSNFGAPGLLCGMALWAALAI, encoded by the coding sequence ATGAATAGATTCCTTCCACTCTTCGTGGTTACTCTGCTTTTGGCCACTGTTTTTGTTCCGATTCACGCCGACAATGCTCCTGCTCCTTCACCCAAGTCATCATCTTCGCAGCCGCCGGCGGCGAACCCACCGTCTACGGCGACTCCTCCCTCACATTCTCCGGCGGTTCCTAAAGCATCCCCTGCAAAGTCTCCGACTATATCGCCGCCTTCACAAACTCCGGCGGTTTCTCCAACTGGGTCTGTCACGCCGCCGGCGAAGTCTCCGGCTGTTCAGCCGCCGTCTTCGGTTTCTCCGGCTTCCAGCCCGTCCAACAATGTGTCTTCCCCACCGCCGGTGCCATCCCCAGCGACTCCTCCGCCGACGGCTGAGACTCCGGCGGTGTCTCCCGTGAGTAGTCCGGTGGCTGCTCCTACGGTGGCAAAGGGCCCGTCGGCTTCTTCTTCTCCACCAGAGGCTTCTGCAGGAGTTCCTACGAGTTCGGCTACCCCGGCAGATGCACCGGTGACGACGATTCCATCGAGCAGCACTGCGCCAGGAACTGCGCCGGCGAGTTCTTCGCCGGAATCATCTCCGGGCGCTGCCGATGATTCGGGTTCAAGTTCTAATTTCGGGGCTCCGGGTCTTTTGTGTGGCATGGCTCTTTGGGCTGCTTTGGCTATATGA